In a genomic window of Heterodontus francisci isolate sHetFra1 chromosome 21, sHetFra1.hap1, whole genome shotgun sequence:
- the LOC137381195 gene encoding histone H2AX-like, which translates to MSGRGKTGGKARAKAKSRSSRAGLQFPVGRVHRLLRKGNYAERVGAGAPVYLAAVLEYLTAEILELAGNAARDNKKSRIIPRHLQLAVRNDEELNKLLRGVTIAQGGVLPNIQAVLLPKKTSAQSSQKK; encoded by the coding sequence atgtctggaagaggaaagaccggcggcaaagctcgggccaaggccaagtctcggtcTTCCCGGgccggactgcagttcccggtgggccgtgttcacaggctcttgagaaagggcaactatgctgagcgtgtgggtgccggagccccggtctatttggctgctgtgctcgagtatctgactgctgaaatcctcgagctggccgggaacgcggcccgggacaacaagaagagccgcatcatccccagacacctgcagcttgccgtccgcaacgatgaggagctcaacaagttgctgaGGGGAGTGACTattgctcagggcggggtgctgcctaatatccaggccgtgctgctgcccaagaaaaccagcgctcagagctcccagaaaaagtaa